Proteins encoded together in one Peribacillus asahii window:
- a CDS encoding MaoC family dehydratase N-terminal domain-containing protein, with protein MFQSFIGACSDKVKNRVERGAVKKFAAAIGDLHPIYIDEETGRKSRYKQNIAPPTFSRVFDYGTIDGLNLPAKGLIHGEQIYTFKRPLLVEEEVYCYTEIMDYYEKSGKNGKMGFLVLHNTGEDRNGEFLFKAKQVVIITETVRKEISV; from the coding sequence ATGTTTCAATCATTTATTGGTGCATGCTCGGATAAAGTGAAAAATCGAGTTGAAAGAGGAGCGGTAAAGAAGTTCGCTGCTGCGATTGGAGATCTTCATCCTATTTATATAGATGAGGAAACAGGAAGAAAATCTCGGTACAAACAAAATATTGCCCCGCCCACTTTTTCACGAGTGTTCGACTATGGAACGATTGATGGATTGAACCTTCCAGCCAAAGGATTAATTCATGGTGAACAAATATATACGTTCAAACGCCCGTTATTAGTAGAGGAAGAAGTATATTGCTATACAGAGATTATGGATTATTACGAGAAATCTGGAAAAAACGGAAAAATGGGCTTTTTAGTGTTACACAATACCGGTGAAGACCGTAATGGTGAATTTCTCTTTAAAGCTAAGCAAGTGGTTATTATTACAGAAACGGTTCGAAAGGAGATTTCTGTATGA
- the fabG gene encoding 3-oxoacyl-ACP reductase FabG, translating into MSKRFEGKVAFITGGSRGIGKAVLEQFAEEGAIVAVIDVNEEALMSTANEFKEKGYTIYAKVANVVDSEQVKAAVKEVYDLYGSVDILVNNAGVIRDNLLFKMTDSDWQTVMDVHLKGAFNATQAVQEYMVQNKYGRIINISSTSALGNRGQANYATAKAGLQGFTKTLAIELGKFGITANAVAPGFIESDMTKETASRIGISFDELVSASVANIPVGRSGRPADIANAVAFFADEKSSFVNGQVIYVAGGPKT; encoded by the coding sequence ATGAGTAAACGTTTTGAAGGGAAGGTCGCTTTTATTACAGGAGGCAGCAGGGGAATTGGGAAAGCAGTGCTTGAGCAATTTGCTGAAGAAGGAGCAATTGTAGCTGTCATTGATGTGAATGAAGAGGCGTTAATGTCCACTGCGAATGAGTTTAAAGAAAAAGGCTATACGATTTATGCGAAGGTTGCGAATGTCGTAGATTCAGAGCAAGTGAAAGCGGCTGTCAAAGAAGTATATGACTTGTATGGTTCGGTGGATATTTTAGTGAATAATGCGGGTGTTATTCGCGACAATCTATTATTTAAAATGACTGATTCTGATTGGCAAACCGTTATGGATGTTCATTTAAAAGGCGCATTTAATGCGACCCAAGCTGTTCAAGAGTATATGGTTCAAAATAAATATGGCCGAATTATTAATATCTCTTCTACTTCTGCACTTGGTAACCGTGGACAAGCAAACTATGCAACGGCAAAAGCGGGTTTACAAGGATTTACGAAAACGTTAGCAATCGAATTAGGTAAATTCGGGATTACAGCTAATGCTGTTGCACCTGGTTTCATTGAGTCAGATATGACAAAAGAAACCGCAAGCCGGATTGGTATTTCCTTTGATGAACTCGTTTCAGCAAGTGTGGCTAATATTCCGGTTGGTCGAAGTGGCCGACCAGCTGATATTGCTAACGCTGTCGCTTTCTTTGCAGATGAAAAATCCTCTTTTGTAAATGGCCAAGTGATTTATGTAGCTGGGGGACCAAAAACATAA
- a CDS encoding acyl-CoA dehydrogenase family protein, whose amino-acid sequence MYLRLSDEQKMVQKTIRKFVEKELIPLENDVLRNEREGKPSLAPEKLKELQLKAKEAGFWGINTPEEYGGADLGQMMMALVYMEVSKTFVPFTFGGSADNILYYANEEQKEKYLLPTINGKKKSCFAMTEPDAGSDTRGIKMTAVKDGNEWVLNGEKTFITGGNEADFVMVIAITDKEKHAKTGRDGVTCFIVDRDMGWKSEYIHTMGDWGPAGLVFDNVRVPEENILGELHGGYNLGLEWIGFARWIVGARAVGTAERLLQMAIDYSQERYTFGKPIADRQAIQWKIADSAVEIEAAKWLVLNAAFTLDQGEDNRHLASMAKLYGANMGNRVVDRVLQIHGGMGYTKELPIERWYREARLWRIYDGTDEIQRLVISRNLLKGHVKVGQYV is encoded by the coding sequence ATGTATTTACGTTTATCAGATGAACAAAAGATGGTTCAAAAGACGATTCGAAAATTTGTTGAAAAGGAGCTTATTCCATTAGAAAATGATGTACTTCGAAATGAAAGAGAAGGGAAACCTTCCTTAGCTCCTGAGAAATTAAAAGAGCTTCAATTAAAGGCGAAAGAAGCTGGTTTTTGGGGAATTAATACACCCGAGGAATATGGCGGGGCGGATCTTGGACAAATGATGATGGCGCTTGTTTATATGGAAGTATCGAAAACATTTGTCCCTTTCACATTTGGAGGTTCGGCGGATAATATTTTATATTATGCCAACGAGGAACAAAAGGAAAAGTATTTACTTCCAACGATTAATGGAAAGAAAAAATCATGCTTTGCGATGACAGAACCAGATGCAGGATCCGATACAAGAGGGATTAAGATGACGGCTGTTAAAGATGGAAATGAGTGGGTGTTGAACGGAGAAAAAACGTTTATCACAGGTGGGAATGAAGCGGATTTTGTTATGGTTATTGCGATTACAGATAAAGAAAAACATGCGAAAACAGGACGCGATGGAGTAACCTGCTTTATTGTAGATCGCGATATGGGCTGGAAATCGGAATATATTCATACGATGGGAGATTGGGGGCCTGCTGGTTTAGTATTTGATAATGTACGAGTACCGGAGGAAAATATTTTAGGTGAATTGCATGGGGGCTACAATTTAGGTCTAGAGTGGATTGGTTTTGCCCGCTGGATTGTAGGGGCTCGTGCGGTTGGAACAGCAGAAAGACTGTTACAAATGGCTATTGATTATTCACAAGAAAGATATACATTCGGTAAACCAATTGCTGATCGACAAGCAATTCAATGGAAAATTGCTGATTCGGCAGTTGAGATTGAAGCGGCTAAATGGTTAGTTTTAAATGCAGCGTTTACGTTGGATCAAGGAGAGGATAATCGTCATTTAGCTTCGATGGCCAAATTATATGGGGCGAATATGGGAAATCGAGTCGTCGACCGCGTACTGCAAATTCATGGAGGCATGGGGTATACAAAGGAATTGCCAATTGAACGTTGGTACCGTGAAGCGAGATTGTGGAGAATATATGACGGAACAGATGAAATTCAACGTCTTGTTATTTCAAGAAATTTATTAAAAGGTCATGTGAAAGTAGGTCAGTACGTCTAA